The Brachionichthys hirsutus isolate HB-005 chromosome 1, CSIRO-AGI_Bhir_v1, whole genome shotgun sequence genome has a window encoding:
- the si:cabz01068815.1 gene encoding solute carrier family 51 subunit beta → MLNAWILLSPLLLGASSFMIHNSQRSLCLEDSAAAGHVLLRGCNLDSESQQWLWTRQGMLMSAASSRCLSAQQSGPVRTLRCPGPKVDAAGFMWDCDRGRLISRNTSMLLSTDGQHLITSHDGKQSTWRSLDEGSICQERLRSRRASDDPEKPETEEQKEYLRWFYRTEDPATWNFVLLGLAFLCLLVGFLLLGMGAMANKNRKKIAKYKAAAVLAQRSAGEELLVLPPVRDDGGGSSRSLLQGHKAPSNGEVGELRTGDIVVSCKDGSTSYLFSDSPAEGVDQKEELATEDEGEEKMRAAE, encoded by the exons ATGCTTAATGCCTGGATCTTGTTATCTCCCCTCCTGTTAG GAGCGAGCTCCTTCATGATCCACAACTCCCAGCGCAGTCTGTGTCTGGAGGACTCTGCGGCTGCAGGCCACGTCCTGCTGAGAGGCTGCAACCTGGACTCCGAGTCCCAGCAGTGGCTCTGGACCAGGCAGGGCATGCTGATGAGCGCTGCCTCATCCAGATGCTTGTCTGCCCAGCAGAGTGGGCCTGTCCGGACCCTGCGGTGCCCGGGGCCGAAGGTGGACGCTGCCGGCTTCATGTGGGACTGTGATAGGGGCCGGCTCATCAGCAGGAACACGTCCATGCTGCTGTCGACAGACGGACAGCATCTGATTACCTCACATGACGGAAAACAGTCAACATGGAGATCTCTGGATGAGGGGAGCATCTGCCAGGAGAGACTAA GATCCAGGAGGGCGTCTGACGATCCAGAAAAGCCTGAGACAGAAGAGCAGAAAGAATACCTCCGCTGGTTCTATCGCACAGAGGACC CCGCCACGTGGAACTTCGTGCTGCTGGGCCTGGCCTTTCTCTGCCTTCTGGtgggcttcctgctgctgggaaTGGGAGCCATGGCCAACAA gaacaggaagaagaTTGCAAAGTACAAAGCTGCAGCAGTCCTCGCTCAGCGGAGCGCTGGAGAGGAGCTGCTGGTCCTCCCCCCCGTCAGAGATGACGGCGGCGGCAGCAGTCGCTCTCTGCTGCAGGGACACAAGGCCCCATCCAACGGGGAGGTGGGCGAGCTCAGGACGGGAGACATTGTGGTCTCCTGCAAAGACGGCAGCACGTCCTACTTGTTCTCAGATTCACCAGCAGAGGGTGTCGACCAGAAGGAGGAACTCGCCACCGAGGACGAGGGCGAGGAGAAAATGAGAGCGGCAGAGTGA